From Asterias amurensis chromosome 3, ASM3211899v1, a single genomic window includes:
- the LOC139934576 gene encoding cytochrome P450 3A13-like: MDILTGIEQSSVTTKLFIAVVVLYLVYDWWCHQYFQRRGIRVGSYLPIIGSLLQIRKGFGYRYPQYREKYGRVFGWYMFRKPILAVTDVDIIKQILVKDFSSFVNRREESPHAGIISKGLLSLRDEEWKEVRTVVTPAFSAVKMRTMSFMINECCDTMLNNIEKAVKEGSNINCKDLYGGFTMDTVAWCGFGLKIDTQVTKDHEFVINAKKAFKSNESIVIALIANLFPALRPVLNYFDAGSIPKEVVRFFVSVTSESCKLRQEQGGDLGNSKNIDMLQLMLNAHNEAPDPTDDVAGNGIHRHKRALTNDEVTAQSIIFFLAGYETTSSLLGFASYLLALNPDVQDKLYAEIQDKAPSRDVIGYDVVNKMTYLDMVICESLRVYPPASVFARICNKTFSYNGLTIEKGVSVFMNVWGIHRDEQYWPEPDKFDPERFSPERKPLIQACTYVPFGFGPRNCIGMRFALLEAKMALVRVLQKYRLDVCPETKIPLNLNTTPFSAPKDGIKLRAIARK, encoded by the exons ATGGATATCCTGACAGGCATTGAACAGTCGTCGGTTACCACGAAGCTATTCATTGCAGTGGTTGTCTTGTATTTAGT ATACGATTGGTGGTGTCACCAGTATTTCCAGCGTCGTGGCATACGTGTCGGGTCCTACCTACCAATAATAGGCAGCCTACTTCAGATACGAAAA GGGTTCGGATACAGGTACCCTCAGTATCGTGAAAAGTACGGAAGAGTATTTGG GTGGTATATGTTTCGGAAGCCAATCCTTGCTGTGACGGATGTTGACATCATCAAGCAGATTCTTGTGAAGGACTTCTCCAGCTTCGTTAACCGTAGG GAAGAAAGTCCACACGCTGGAATTATAAGCAAGGGTTTATTATCGCTGCGAGATGAAGAGTGGAAGGAAGTGAGGACAGTCGTTACACCGGCATTCAGCGCCGTCAAAATGAGAACG ATGTCCTTTATGATCAACGAATGTTGTGACACCATGCTGAATAATATCGAGAAAGCAGTGAAGGAGGGAAGTAACATTAACTGCAAAGA TTTGTACGGAGGTTTCACCATGGACACGGTAGCATGGTGTGGTTTCGGGCTGAAAATAGACACACAAGTCACCAAAGATCATGAGTTTGTTATCAACGCCAAGAAAGCATTCAAATCAAATGAATCAATCGTAATTGCTCTTATTGCAA ACTTGTTCCCAGCGCTTAGACCAGTGTTGAATTACTTCGATGCTGGATCAATTCCTAAAGAAGTTGTAAGGTTCTTTGTATCAGTGACGAGTGAATCATGCAAACTTCGTCAAGAGCAGGGAGGCGACTTGGGCAACTCTAAG AACATTGACATGTTACAATTAAtgctaaacgcacacaacgaAGCTCCAGACCCAACAGATGACGTCGCAGGAAACGGAATTCAcagacacaagagggcgctaacaAACGACGAAGTGACAGCCCAG TCCATCATTTTCTTCTTAGCAGGGTACGAGACAACGAGTTCCTTGCTCGGCTTTGCCTCGTACCTTCTCGCCCTCAACCCAGACGTACAAGATAAACTCTATGCTGAGATCCAAGATAAAGCCCCAAGCCGTGACGTCATAGGCTATGACGTAGTTAACAAGATGACGTACCTTGATATGGTAATATGCGAGTCCCTGCGAGTCTATCCACCCGCATCAGT ATTCGCACGCATCTGTAACAAGACGTTTTCTTACAATGGTCTGACCATAGAGAAGGGAGTGTCTGTGTTTATGAACGTTTGGGGTATCCATCGTGACGAGCAGTATTGGCCGGAGCCGGACAAGTTTGATCCGGAGAG ATTCAGTCCAGAGAGAAAACCTTTAATCCAGGCTTGCACCTACGTGCCGTTCGGCTTTGGACCGCGTAACTGCATTGGTATGCGATTTGCCTTGTTGGAAGCCAAGATGGCGCTGGTGCGTGTACTGCAGAAGTACCGCTTAGATGTGTGTCCGGAAACAAAG ATTCCACTGAATCTTAACACGACTCCATTCTCAGCTCCTAAAGACGGCATCAAACTTCGAGCTATCGCTAGGAAATAA